In one Halorhodospira halophila genomic region, the following are encoded:
- the ligA gene encoding NAD-dependent DNA ligase LigA — MAESTPSREQAQRRVAELRAEIAEHDHRYYVLDRPSISDTEYDALFAELQRLEAAYPDLATADSPTRRVGGTVQEGFAAVAHDTPMLSLDNAFEGEDLVEFDRRIRDRLGVASVLYTGEPKLDGISLSLTYEDGVLVRAGTRGDGQSGEDVTHNVRTVGSVPLRLRGSGHPARLEVRGEVVIRKEDFEQLNQARLEAGERPFANPRNAAAGSVRQLDPRITAQRPLTLFTFGVGEPLALGVPTHWEVLERLAEWGFRTTAPLERLEGVAACQAYRERLIEDRDALPFEVDGAVFKVDDLAAREQLGFTARAPRWALAFKLPAREATTVVERIVPSVGRTGKVTPLARLQPVEVGGVTVARASLHNADELARMDVREGDTVMVRRAGDVIPQITAVIHDKRPRQAEPWRFEERVQTCPECGSAVQRIEGEAAHRCVGGLYCPAQREGAILHFASRRALDIDGLGEKIVEQLVAKGLVADLADLFRLSHAQLAGLERMGDKSADNLLAALERARRTTLARFLYALGIPHVGEVTARRLSEAAYGLTAAIPRGDLGRLREAAGVEAGTAITSEALLRVMAAPAEELEAVEDVGPVVARAIAGFFAEPHNRDVVDHLCAAGVRWPEPEPPEQVAASPLAGCTLVLTGTLEGLTRDEAKAAIEACGGRVTGSVSSRTDYLVAGADAGSKLNKARELGVEILDEAGLRELLGERRA; from the coding sequence GTGGCTGAATCGACGCCGTCCCGCGAGCAGGCGCAGCGACGCGTGGCCGAGCTGCGCGCCGAGATCGCCGAGCACGATCACCGCTACTACGTCCTCGACCGGCCGAGCATCTCGGATACCGAGTACGACGCCCTGTTCGCCGAGCTGCAGCGCCTGGAGGCGGCCTACCCCGATCTGGCCACCGCCGACTCGCCCACCCGGCGGGTGGGCGGGACCGTGCAGGAGGGCTTCGCCGCCGTCGCCCATGACACCCCCATGCTCTCGCTGGACAACGCCTTCGAGGGCGAGGATCTGGTCGAGTTCGACCGCCGCATCCGCGACCGGCTCGGCGTGGCCAGCGTGCTCTACACCGGTGAGCCGAAGCTCGACGGCATCTCGCTGAGCCTGACCTACGAGGACGGTGTGCTGGTGCGTGCCGGGACCCGGGGCGATGGGCAGAGCGGTGAGGACGTGACCCACAACGTGCGCACCGTCGGCAGCGTGCCGCTGCGCCTGCGCGGCAGCGGCCATCCGGCGCGGCTTGAGGTGCGCGGCGAGGTGGTGATCCGAAAGGAGGATTTCGAGCAGCTCAATCAGGCCCGTCTCGAGGCGGGCGAGCGGCCCTTCGCCAACCCGCGCAACGCTGCCGCCGGGTCGGTGCGGCAGCTCGACCCGCGGATCACCGCGCAGCGACCGCTGACCCTGTTCACCTTCGGCGTCGGCGAGCCGCTGGCGCTGGGGGTGCCCACCCACTGGGAGGTGCTCGAGCGCCTGGCCGAGTGGGGCTTTCGCACCACCGCGCCGCTGGAGCGCCTGGAAGGCGTGGCCGCGTGCCAGGCCTACCGCGAGCGGCTCATCGAGGACCGGGATGCACTGCCCTTCGAGGTGGACGGCGCCGTGTTCAAGGTCGATGACCTGGCCGCCCGCGAGCAGCTCGGCTTCACCGCCCGCGCCCCCCGCTGGGCCCTGGCCTTCAAGCTCCCGGCCCGGGAGGCGACCACCGTGGTCGAGCGGATCGTCCCCTCGGTGGGACGCACCGGCAAGGTCACCCCCCTGGCCCGGCTGCAGCCGGTGGAGGTGGGCGGTGTCACCGTTGCCCGCGCCAGCCTGCACAACGCCGACGAGCTGGCGCGCATGGACGTGCGCGAAGGCGATACCGTCATGGTGCGCCGTGCCGGCGACGTCATCCCGCAGATCACCGCCGTGATTCACGACAAGCGCCCGCGGCAGGCCGAGCCGTGGCGCTTCGAGGAGCGCGTGCAGACCTGCCCGGAGTGCGGCTCGGCGGTGCAGCGCATCGAGGGCGAGGCGGCCCACCGGTGTGTGGGCGGCCTCTACTGCCCCGCGCAGCGCGAGGGGGCCATCCTCCACTTCGCCTCCCGCCGCGCCCTGGACATCGACGGGCTGGGCGAGAAGATCGTCGAGCAGCTGGTGGCCAAGGGGCTGGTGGCCGACCTGGCTGATCTGTTTCGCCTGAGCCACGCCCAGTTGGCCGGGCTCGAGCGTATGGGCGACAAGTCCGCCGATAACCTCCTCGCCGCCCTCGAGCGGGCGCGGCGTACAACGCTGGCGCGGTTCCTCTACGCCCTCGGGATTCCCCATGTCGGTGAGGTGACCGCGCGCCGCCTGTCCGAAGCGGCCTACGGTCTGACGGCCGCGATCCCCCGCGGCGATTTGGGCCGGCTGCGAGAGGCCGCCGGCGTGGAAGCGGGGACGGCGATCACCAGCGAGGCGCTGTTGCGGGTGATGGCGGCCCCGGCCGAGGAGCTCGAGGCCGTGGAGGATGTCGGCCCGGTGGTGGCGCGGGCCATCGCCGGCTTCTTTGCCGAGCCCCACAATCGCGACGTGGTCGATCACCTCTGCGCCGCCGGGGTCCGCTGGCCTGAGCCGGAACCGCCGGAGCAGGTCGCCGCGTCACCCCTGGCCGGCTGCACCCTGGTGCTCACCGGCACCCTGGAGGGCCTGACCCGGGACGAGGCCAAGGCCGCCATCGAGGCGTGTGGCGGTCGGGTGACCGGCAGCGTCTCGAGCCGGACCGACTACCTGGTGGCGGGGGCGGATGCCGGCAGCAAGCTGAACAAGGCCCGGGAACTCGGTGTCGAAATCCTCGATGAAGCCGGCCTGAGGGAATTGCTCGGCGAGCGCAGGGCGTAG
- a CDS encoding cell division protein ZipA C-terminal FtsZ-binding domain-containing protein, translating to MDAMRWTILGVGVLVLLAIYAFGRWRDRRRRHAEQKPAAAAAGSAQGRGGVAGAGEEGGGGDLRPGQSERPVIDDDELRGIDDLLAEREELAPEELDLGLDLGERPAASGATPQTGEQGDDRPWWQSAEAAAGEPDERTGTPHRSAAAEAERAGLAPAGEQPQAAAGEPVGAGADAAGSGSQPAGHADAEPVGASDAGSGAEKSEPSPAGRGGGTATAGVEEPAPLKLSPASQVEIAAYRSGDVEEAEKILVAFVAAPEGERFRGAAIERALRRVRMVPGEQRIWHRRGQSETGRVTLFSAASMVEPGYLDPEETLPGLETPGLVFFMQLPLPVDGEQVLDAMLATAYQVSVELGGELLDSTRSTMTQQIAEHMREQLREHRRRLHIAVHKRQ from the coding sequence ATGGATGCGATGCGTTGGACGATCCTGGGCGTAGGGGTGCTGGTGTTGCTGGCGATCTACGCCTTCGGCCGGTGGCGGGATCGGCGCCGCCGGCACGCCGAGCAGAAGCCGGCCGCCGCGGCGGCGGGTAGCGCACAGGGGCGCGGGGGCGTCGCCGGCGCCGGCGAGGAAGGGGGTGGCGGCGATTTGCGCCCCGGCCAGTCAGAGCGCCCGGTGATCGATGACGATGAGCTGCGCGGCATCGACGATCTCCTTGCCGAGCGGGAAGAGCTGGCCCCGGAGGAGCTCGACCTGGGGTTGGATCTGGGCGAACGGCCCGCTGCGTCGGGTGCGACGCCGCAGACGGGCGAGCAGGGCGACGATCGGCCCTGGTGGCAGTCCGCCGAGGCAGCCGCCGGCGAACCGGACGAGCGAACCGGCACGCCGCACCGCTCCGCTGCCGCCGAGGCGGAACGCGCCGGCCTGGCACCAGCCGGGGAGCAGCCGCAGGCGGCGGCCGGTGAACCCGTAGGGGCGGGGGCGGACGCCGCCGGAAGCGGTTCGCAGCCAGCGGGGCATGCCGACGCGGAGCCGGTCGGGGCAAGCGACGCCGGGAGCGGGGCAGAGAAGTCGGAGCCGTCGCCGGCAGGGAGGGGCGGCGGGACGGCCACCGCCGGGGTCGAGGAGCCGGCGCCGCTGAAGCTCTCGCCGGCCTCGCAGGTGGAGATCGCCGCCTACCGCAGTGGCGATGTCGAGGAAGCGGAGAAGATCCTGGTGGCGTTTGTGGCCGCCCCGGAAGGCGAGCGTTTCCGGGGGGCGGCGATCGAGCGGGCCCTGCGGCGGGTGCGCATGGTTCCGGGCGAGCAACGCATCTGGCACCGCCGCGGGCAGAGTGAGACGGGGCGAGTGACCCTGTTCAGTGCGGCGAGCATGGTGGAGCCGGGGTATCTGGACCCGGAGGAGACGCTGCCGGGCCTGGAGACCCCGGGGCTGGTGTTCTTCATGCAGCTACCCCTGCCAGTGGATGGCGAGCAGGTGCTCGACGCGATGCTGGCCACGGCCTACCAGGTATCCGTGGAACTCGGTGGCGAGTTGCTCGATAGCACCCGTTCCACCATGACGCAGCAGATCGCCGAGCACATGCGCGAACAGCTGCGCGAGCACCGGCGGCGGCTGCACATCGCCGTGCATAAGCGCCAATAA
- the smc gene encoding chromosome segregation protein SMC, whose amino-acid sequence MHLKRIKLAGFKSFVDPTSVPLPGRMVGVVGPNGCGKSNIIDAVRWVMGESSAKHLRGESMSDVIFSGSSARSPVGKASIELIFDNSDGAIGGQYAAYNEISVKRQVNREGQSQYALNGTRCRRRDISDVFMGTGLRPRGYTIIEQGMISRVIESRPEELRVYLEEAAGISVYKERRRETERRIRDTRENLERLEDVRDEVHKQLEKLRRQAETAERYRSYKAEERRLRGELSLLRLRDLDQRIAERDASIREQENQRESAVAEQRRAEREIEALRESARERHEALNTIQGRYYEIGAEIASVDERIQSARDLRRRREEELAEARRALEELDATVTADRDKRAVLEERVEELEPALEAASEEEQVAESAQEDARGRLDAWRDEADAVRAEQTSAQRREEVERTRHDAAARRVRELDERIEALDDERDSVDLHALESAISELESEEEQLSAELEDLQQRRDAAAEELETRAAERDEAARELEAAREAVSGTRARLTSLETLQESALGRRGDDRHAWLERRGWARAPRLAETVRVDADWQRAVEAILGDALQAVCIEPESLPSEGAPDGGPLTLVGEAQLLPAPAEDRLAAHVHGSEAARELLAGIRCAPDAATAEALRPELAAGETVVTPDGVWMGANWVRLPGQEDAESGVLEREQEIQALREEVENAEARVQEAEGRLADARGGAAEAERRRDELAAELGPLHRRHADLQARLEHRRESLEQARKRREELSGERSRLVEQRDAASEEQEEAAAAAEEAAAAAATAAERAAEVEAQQQDQREQLERAGERLREARERRYDLAGKLESARTALESVREQLRRSEEQRERYDRRRAELETALGDDEDPVAELTEKRETLLARRSEAEAQLTEARSEAEHLDHQLREQEQARAEAEQRAEQLREGLEGLRLETGELRVHRSHEADALAELGESEAEVAERLAADATVAAWEQALEQVSERIRRLGSVNLAAIDECQQLEERRGYLDEQHADLNEALETLETAIRRIDRETRARFRETFDQVNEGLGRFFPRLFGGGRAYLELTDDDLLSTGVVVMAQPPGKRVSSIHLLSGGEKALSAVALVFAIFNLNPAPFCLLDEVDAPLDEANVGRFCDLVEEMSEKVQFVLITHNRTTMERASHLLGVTMNEPGVSRLVAVDVDEALDIAEAG is encoded by the coding sequence ATGCATCTCAAGCGGATCAAACTCGCCGGCTTCAAGTCCTTCGTGGACCCCACTTCGGTGCCCCTGCCCGGACGCATGGTCGGCGTCGTGGGGCCGAACGGCTGCGGCAAGTCGAACATCATCGACGCCGTGCGCTGGGTCATGGGCGAGAGCTCGGCCAAGCACCTGCGCGGCGAGTCCATGAGCGATGTCATCTTCAGCGGCTCGAGCGCCCGCTCGCCGGTGGGGAAGGCGAGCATCGAGCTCATTTTCGACAACAGCGACGGGGCCATCGGCGGCCAGTACGCCGCCTACAACGAGATCTCCGTCAAGCGCCAGGTCAATCGCGAGGGGCAGTCGCAATACGCCCTCAACGGCACCCGCTGTCGGCGGCGCGATATCTCGGATGTCTTCATGGGCACCGGCCTGCGGCCGCGGGGCTACACCATCATTGAGCAGGGCATGATCTCGCGGGTGATCGAGTCCCGCCCCGAGGAGCTGCGCGTCTACCTCGAGGAGGCTGCGGGCATCTCCGTCTATAAGGAACGCCGTCGCGAGACCGAGCGCCGCATCCGGGATACCCGCGAGAACCTGGAGCGGCTTGAGGATGTCCGCGACGAGGTCCACAAGCAACTCGAGAAGCTGCGCCGCCAGGCCGAGACCGCCGAGCGCTACCGCTCCTACAAGGCTGAGGAGCGGCGCCTACGCGGTGAACTCTCGCTGTTGCGGCTGCGTGATCTGGATCAGCGCATCGCCGAGCGCGACGCCAGCATCCGCGAGCAGGAGAACCAGCGCGAGTCGGCGGTGGCCGAGCAGCGCCGCGCCGAGCGTGAGATCGAGGCCCTGCGCGAGTCGGCCCGGGAGCGCCACGAGGCGCTGAACACCATCCAGGGCCGCTACTACGAGATCGGGGCCGAGATCGCCTCGGTGGACGAGCGCATCCAGAGTGCCCGCGACCTGCGTCGTCGGCGGGAGGAGGAGCTGGCCGAGGCCCGCCGTGCGCTGGAGGAGCTGGACGCCACGGTGACCGCCGATCGGGACAAGCGCGCGGTCCTCGAGGAGCGGGTCGAGGAGCTGGAGCCGGCCCTGGAGGCGGCCAGCGAAGAGGAGCAGGTGGCGGAATCCGCTCAGGAGGACGCTCGCGGGCGCCTGGATGCCTGGCGCGACGAGGCCGACGCCGTCCGCGCCGAGCAGACCTCGGCGCAGCGGCGCGAGGAGGTGGAGCGGACTCGTCATGACGCCGCCGCCCGCCGGGTCCGTGAGCTCGACGAGCGCATCGAGGCCCTCGACGACGAGCGCGACTCGGTGGATCTGCACGCGCTGGAGAGCGCCATCAGCGAGTTGGAGTCGGAGGAGGAACAGCTCTCCGCCGAACTTGAGGACCTGCAGCAGCGCCGCGATGCCGCCGCCGAGGAGCTGGAGACCCGCGCCGCCGAGCGGGACGAGGCGGCCCGGGAGCTGGAGGCGGCGCGTGAGGCCGTCTCCGGCACGCGGGCCCGGCTCACCTCCCTGGAAACCCTGCAGGAGTCGGCCCTGGGCCGGCGCGGGGACGATCGCCACGCCTGGCTCGAACGCCGGGGCTGGGCGCGGGCGCCGCGTCTGGCCGAGACCGTGCGCGTGGATGCCGACTGGCAGCGGGCGGTGGAGGCGATCCTCGGTGACGCCCTGCAGGCCGTCTGCATCGAGCCGGAATCGCTGCCCAGCGAGGGGGCCCCGGACGGCGGGCCGCTGACCCTGGTCGGCGAGGCCCAGTTGCTGCCGGCACCGGCCGAGGATCGCCTGGCGGCGCATGTTCACGGCAGCGAGGCGGCCCGCGAACTCCTCGCCGGGATCCGCTGCGCCCCGGACGCCGCCACCGCCGAGGCCCTGCGCCCCGAGCTGGCCGCCGGCGAGACGGTGGTCACCCCCGACGGGGTGTGGATGGGCGCCAACTGGGTGCGCCTGCCCGGGCAGGAGGACGCCGAGAGCGGTGTGCTCGAGCGCGAGCAGGAGATCCAGGCTCTGCGCGAGGAGGTGGAGAATGCCGAGGCGCGGGTCCAGGAGGCCGAGGGCCGGCTGGCCGACGCCCGCGGCGGGGCCGCCGAGGCCGAGCGCCGGCGCGATGAACTGGCTGCCGAGCTTGGTCCGCTGCACCGGCGCCACGCCGACCTGCAGGCTCGTCTGGAACACCGCCGCGAGTCCCTCGAGCAGGCTCGGAAGCGGCGCGAGGAGCTGTCCGGAGAGCGCAGCCGCCTGGTCGAGCAGCGCGATGCGGCCAGCGAGGAGCAGGAGGAGGCCGCCGCCGCTGCCGAGGAGGCCGCCGCCGCTGCCGCCACGGCCGCCGAGCGCGCCGCCGAGGTCGAGGCGCAGCAGCAGGATCAGCGCGAGCAACTCGAGCGCGCCGGCGAGCGGCTGCGCGAGGCCCGTGAGCGGCGCTACGATCTGGCCGGCAAGCTCGAGAGTGCCCGCACCGCTCTGGAGTCCGTGCGCGAGCAGCTGCGCCGCTCCGAGGAGCAGCGTGAGCGCTACGACCGCCGTCGGGCGGAGCTGGAGACTGCTCTGGGCGACGATGAAGACCCGGTTGCCGAATTGACCGAAAAGCGCGAGACCCTGTTGGCGCGCCGGTCCGAAGCGGAGGCGCAGTTGACCGAAGCGCGCAGCGAGGCTGAGCATCTGGATCATCAGCTGCGCGAGCAGGAGCAGGCGCGGGCCGAGGCCGAGCAGCGGGCCGAGCAGTTGCGCGAGGGGCTGGAGGGGCTGCGCCTGGAGACCGGCGAGCTGCGCGTCCACCGCAGCCACGAGGCCGATGCCCTGGCAGAACTCGGCGAATCGGAGGCCGAGGTGGCCGAGCGCCTGGCCGCGGATGCCACCGTCGCCGCGTGGGAGCAGGCCCTGGAGCAGGTCAGCGAGCGTATCCGGCGCTTGGGATCGGTAAACTTGGCGGCCATCGACGAGTGCCAGCAGCTGGAGGAGCGCCGCGGCTATCTGGACGAGCAGCACGCTGATCTCAACGAGGCGCTGGAGACCCTGGAGACGGCGATTCGCCGCATCGACCGGGAGACCCGGGCGCGTTTCCGTGAGACCTTCGATCAGGTCAACGAGGGGCTGGGGCGGTTCTTCCCCCGGTTGTTCGGGGGCGGGCGCGCCTATCTGGAACTGACCGACGACGATCTGCTGTCCACCGGGGTGGTGGTCATGGCGCAGCCGCCGGGCAAGCGGGTATCGAGCATCCATCTGCTCTCCGGCGGCGAGAAGGCGCTGAGTGCGGTGGCGCTGGTTTTTGCCATCTTCAACCTCAACCCGGCGCCGTTCTGTCTCCTCGACGAGGTGGACGCCCCGCTGGATGAGGCCAACGTCGGTCGTTTCTGCGATCTGGTCGAAGAGATGTCCGAGAAGGTCCAGTTCGTGCTGATCACCCACAACCGGACCACCATGGAGCGGGCCTCCCACTTGCTCGGGGTCACCATGAACGAACCCGGCGTCTCGCGGCTGGTTGCGGTGGACGTGGACGAGGCGCTCGATATCGCCGAGGCCGGATAA
- the queF gene encoding preQ(1) synthase, protein MSTEPSNALETFANPNPERDYTIRMEIPEFTCLCPKTGQPDFATLNLEYTPDRHCVELKSLKLYIWSYREVGGFHEALTNQILADLVDATQPRHMKLTAHFNVRGGIWTTVEVEHHGR, encoded by the coding sequence ATGTCGACTGAACCCTCGAACGCCCTGGAGACCTTCGCAAACCCCAACCCGGAGCGGGATTACACCATCCGGATGGAGATCCCGGAGTTCACCTGCCTGTGCCCGAAGACCGGCCAGCCCGACTTCGCCACGCTCAACCTGGAATACACCCCGGACCGGCACTGCGTCGAACTCAAGTCGCTGAAGCTCTACATCTGGTCCTACCGCGAAGTAGGCGGGTTCCACGAGGCGCTGACCAACCAGATCCTCGCCGACCTGGTCGACGCCACGCAGCCGCGCCATATGAAGCTGACGGCGCACTTCAACGTGCGCGGCGGGATCTGGACCACGGTCGAGGTGGAGCACCACGGCCGCTGA
- the gluQRS gene encoding tRNA glutamyl-Q(34) synthetase GluQRS, whose translation MSGPGAPFSTRFAPSPTGPLHFGSLVAALGSWIEARHHGGTWHVRIDDLDPPREEPGAADAILRILEAHGLGWDGEVVYQSRRGAAYQAALERLRGAGLAYPCACSRRETQAAARRHGAIGAVYPGTCRDGLPAGREERAVRVRTDGARIRFTDGAAGGITTELEAEVGDFVIRRADGFFAYHLACAVDDAAFGYSHVIRGQDLLVCTPPQIHLQRLLGLPTPIYHHLPLAFNEHGQKLSKQNRAPPLSEDRAAANLVEALGLLGYSAPERLRRAAPAEVLAWTLAARAGSEPLA comes from the coding sequence ATGAGCGGGCCCGGCGCACCGTTCTCAACCCGCTTCGCCCCCTCGCCCACCGGGCCGCTGCACTTCGGCTCGCTGGTGGCGGCGCTGGGCAGCTGGATCGAGGCCCGCCACCACGGCGGGACGTGGCATGTGCGCATCGACGACCTCGACCCGCCGCGCGAGGAGCCCGGGGCCGCCGATGCCATCCTGCGGATCCTGGAGGCACACGGGCTGGGCTGGGACGGCGAGGTGGTCTACCAGAGCCGGCGCGGTGCGGCGTACCAGGCCGCGCTGGAGCGCCTGCGCGGCGCCGGCCTGGCCTACCCGTGCGCCTGCTCACGCCGCGAGACCCAGGCCGCCGCCCGCCGCCACGGGGCCATCGGGGCGGTCTACCCGGGCACCTGCCGCGACGGGCTGCCCGCCGGCCGCGAGGAACGCGCGGTGCGGGTGCGCACCGACGGGGCGCGGATCCGCTTTACCGATGGCGCCGCCGGCGGGATCACCACCGAGCTGGAGGCAGAGGTGGGCGATTTCGTCATCCGCCGCGCCGACGGCTTCTTCGCCTACCACCTCGCCTGCGCGGTGGACGATGCCGCCTTCGGTTACAGCCACGTCATCCGCGGTCAGGACCTGCTCGTCTGCACACCGCCACAGATCCACCTCCAGCGCCTGCTCGGGCTGCCCACCCCGATCTACCACCACCTGCCGCTGGCGTTCAACGAGCACGGCCAGAAGCTCTCCAAGCAGAACCGGGCGCCGCCGCTGAGCGAGGACCGGGCCGCGGCGAACCTGGTCGAGGCGCTGGGTCTGCTCGGCTATTCGGCCCCGGAGCGGCTGCGCCGAGCCGCCCCCGCGGAGGTGCTGGCCTGGACCCTGGCGGCGCGCGCCGGATCAGAACCGCTGGCTTAG
- a CDS encoding TonB-dependent siderophore receptor, with amino-acid sequence MRALPSISLGALVFGGPLAAGWAVAAEGALPPVTVLSEPAVGSDIPGGEGARATDRAGFSRTELDESTLATRRPDRLEGLAGGVPGGHAGREEGGLGTAWTLRGFTVTTPQWNGLTDIDRLFVRDPYTIERVEIVPGPDAILQGVGSPGGAIRYHGKRPEHTPAHEVGVEVGHPDHRRVVADSTGPIGDDLAYRLTLAGQDGERRPAAQPTERLHVLGGLAWRYHADGELRLEHEFQRNRRPYDMGTVWLEDGPVYDTPLHSPEQESDRRYQRSALYWDHQLTEGLGVSLSAAYSEVDREELILGFYSFGLLPAPEPVAGYAARVDDQYTQEDLRLQVDFERRTHWGRWQAVAGADAHRQEIDFQRDQLRYWDDEGDWWQQFSVDPRDPDFSGIRLGNLALERQEGPEEVDRYGAYLANRIELGERWAFTAGVRHNEYEVREGDEDDPQLAVVAEDRGVTWQAGAELDVTPRSRVYVHAGTGLRPNEGEDRHGDFLPSRESAITELGWRHAPTDRQQLAVAAYHLREENLPQEDEAYPDEDYFRAVGEVEVEGVEVRYRLQTEAWQVVPNVTIQRSRSYDEEEPQQRGNHLEGVPRHLAGLELRHDLGAYTALPLSLWYCGEYVGGWYLDDANEYRTDAYTVHSLGGTLEWSRGARLDLRVNNATDERYLAAPRVQGERREVRVALSQRF; translated from the coding sequence ATGCGCGCGCTACCGTCCATAAGCCTGGGTGCACTGGTGTTCGGCGGCCCCCTGGCCGCGGGGTGGGCCGTTGCTGCGGAAGGCGCCCTGCCACCTGTCACCGTCCTCTCCGAGCCCGCTGTGGGCAGCGACATCCCTGGGGGCGAGGGCGCCCGTGCGACGGACCGGGCCGGCTTCAGCCGCACGGAGTTGGATGAGTCCACCCTCGCGACCCGCCGCCCCGATCGCCTGGAAGGGCTGGCCGGCGGGGTGCCCGGAGGGCATGCCGGGCGCGAGGAAGGCGGCCTGGGCACCGCCTGGACCCTGCGCGGCTTCACCGTCACTACCCCGCAGTGGAACGGTCTGACGGATATCGATCGGCTCTTCGTCCGCGACCCCTACACGATTGAGCGTGTCGAGATCGTCCCCGGCCCCGATGCGATCCTCCAGGGGGTCGGCTCACCCGGTGGCGCCATCCGTTACCACGGCAAGCGACCGGAACACACGCCGGCCCATGAGGTGGGCGTGGAGGTGGGCCATCCGGACCACCGGCGCGTGGTGGCTGACAGCACCGGGCCGATCGGCGACGACCTCGCCTACCGCCTGACACTGGCCGGCCAGGATGGCGAGCGCCGTCCCGCCGCGCAGCCGACCGAGCGGCTCCATGTACTCGGTGGCCTCGCCTGGCGCTACCACGCCGACGGCGAGCTGCGCCTCGAGCACGAATTCCAGCGCAATCGTCGGCCCTACGACATGGGCACCGTCTGGCTGGAGGACGGCCCGGTCTACGATACCCCGCTGCACAGCCCGGAGCAGGAGAGCGACCGGCGCTATCAGCGCAGTGCGCTCTACTGGGACCACCAGCTCACCGAGGGCCTGGGCGTCTCGCTCAGCGCCGCGTACTCCGAGGTGGACCGGGAGGAGTTGATCCTGGGGTTCTACTCCTTTGGCCTGTTGCCGGCGCCGGAGCCGGTGGCCGGCTACGCGGCCAGAGTCGATGATCAATACACCCAGGAGGATCTTCGGCTGCAGGTCGATTTCGAGCGGCGCACCCACTGGGGACGGTGGCAGGCGGTCGCCGGCGCGGATGCGCACCGACAGGAGATCGACTTCCAGCGCGACCAGCTGCGTTATTGGGATGACGAGGGCGACTGGTGGCAGCAGTTCAGCGTTGATCCCCGGGATCCCGACTTCTCCGGGATCCGCCTCGGCAACCTGGCCCTGGAGCGCCAGGAGGGCCCGGAGGAGGTCGATCGGTACGGGGCCTACCTGGCCAATCGCATCGAGCTTGGCGAGCGCTGGGCCTTCACCGCCGGGGTGCGCCACAACGAGTACGAGGTGCGCGAGGGCGATGAGGACGATCCCCAGCTGGCGGTGGTGGCCGAGGACCGTGGGGTCACTTGGCAGGCCGGGGCGGAGCTGGATGTGACCCCGCGAAGCCGCGTCTACGTGCACGCCGGGACCGGCCTGCGCCCCAATGAGGGCGAGGATCGTCACGGCGATTTTCTCCCCTCGCGGGAGAGCGCGATCACCGAACTCGGCTGGCGTCATGCGCCGACCGACCGCCAGCAACTGGCCGTGGCCGCCTACCACCTGCGCGAGGAGAACCTGCCGCAGGAGGATGAGGCGTATCCGGATGAGGACTACTTCCGCGCGGTCGGCGAGGTGGAGGTGGAAGGGGTCGAGGTGCGCTACCGGCTGCAGACCGAAGCCTGGCAGGTGGTGCCCAACGTAACCATCCAGCGCAGCCGCAGCTACGATGAGGAAGAGCCGCAGCAGCGCGGCAACCACCTGGAGGGCGTACCCCGCCACCTGGCGGGCCTGGAGCTGCGCCACGATCTGGGCGCGTACACCGCCCTGCCGCTCAGCCTCTGGTATTGCGGCGAGTACGTGGGTGGCTGGTACCTGGATGATGCCAACGAGTACCGCACCGACGCCTACACCGTGCACAGCCTCGGCGGCACCCTCGAATGGTCCCGGGGCGCCCGGCTCGACCTGCGCGTCAACAACGCCACCGACGAGCGCTACCTGGCGGCCCCACGGGTGCAGGGCGAGCGCCGCGAGGTGCGGGTGGCGCTAAGCCAGCGGTTCTGA